In Oryza brachyantha chromosome 2, ObraRS2, whole genome shotgun sequence, a single window of DNA contains:
- the LOC102715372 gene encoding UDP-glycosyltransferase 91D2-like translates to MESSPPLHVAVLPFLAFGHLLPGLQLAERLASRGVRVSFVSTPRNIARLRRPSAARVDFVELPFPRVDGLPEGAEATTDVPPDKFPLHRKAFDRLSAPFSAFLEAARAAGNKVDWVIVDSFPAARAFDYKVPCVLHLLYPAAWCAHLGAAVLRDGPAAGNPVPSFIARGFVATLDECKLVAVRSCVEFEPDKLPLLPEIFGKPVVPVGLLPPQVDAAYDTAADGDAALTSWLDKQPPRSVVYVALGSEAPVSVELLRELALGLDLSGAPFLWALRKPRGDGGDDVLPPGFEERTRGRGLVETGWVPQIKILAHAAVGAFLTHCGSSSTVEGLLFGHPFVMLPFMLDQITTASYLEETKKVGVRVPRDGKPDGPFDRHGVAGAVRAVLVDEQSRRVFTANAKKLQEVVADAGCNDRCIDALVQQLSSYKEP, encoded by the coding sequence ATGGAGTCGTCGCCCCCGCTGCACGTGGCCGTGCTCCCGTTCCTCGCGTTCGGGCACCTCCTCCCCGGCCTCCAGCTCGCCGAGCGCCTGGCCTCGCGCGGCGTCCGCGTCTCCTTCGTCTCCACCCCGCGCAACatcgcgcgcctccgccgcccgtcCGCCGCGCGCGTCGACTTCGTGGAGCTGCCGTTCCCGCGCGTCGACGGCCTCCCCGAGGGCGCCGAGGCCACCACCGACGTCCCGCCCGACAAGTTCCCGCTCCACCGCAAGGCCTTCGACCGCCTCTCCGCGCCCTTCTCCGCCTTCCTCgaggccgcgcgcgccgccgggaACAAGGTCGACTGGGTCATCGTCGACAGCTTCCCGGCCGCCAGGGCTTTCGACTACAAGGTCCCCTGCGTGCTGCACCTTCTCTACCCCGCGGCGTGGTGCGCCCAcctcggcgcggcggtgctccGCGACGGGCCCGCGGCGGGGAACCCCGTGCCCTCGTTCATAGCCCGGGGGTTCGTGGCGACCCTGGACGAATGCAAGCTTGTCGCCGTGCGTAGCTGCGTCGAGTTCGAGCCCGACAAGTTGCCCCTCCTGCCGGAGATCTTCGGCAAGCCGGTCGTCCCCGTCGGCCTTCTCCCGCCGCAGGTGGACGCGGCGTACGACACTGCCGCTGATGGCGACGCAGCCCTCACGTCGTGGCTCGACAAGCAGCCTCCCAGATCGGTCGTCTACGTCGCGCTCGGGAGCGAGGCGCCCGTCTCCGTCGAGCTGCTGCGCGAGCTGGCGCTGGGGCTGGACCTCTCCGGCGCGCCGTTCCTCTGGGCCCTGAGGAAgccccgcggcgacggcggggacgACGTCCTCCCTCCCGGGTTCGAGGAGCGCACCCGCGGCCGCGGGCTCGTGGAGACAGGGTGGGTTCCGCAGATCAAGATCCTGGCGCACGCCGCCGTGGGCGCGTTCCTGACGCACTGCGGCAGCAGCTCCACCGTCGAGGGGCTCCTGTTCGGCCACCCTTTCGTCATGCTGCCCTTCATGCTGGACCAAATCACCACCGCGAGTTACCTCGAGGAGACCAAGAAGGTAGGGGTGCGGGTGCCCAGGGACGGCAAGCCCGACGGGCCGTTCGACCGGCACGGCGTCGCCGGAGCCGTCCGGGCCGTCCTCGTGGACGAGCAAAGCAGGCGGGTGTTCACCGCCAACGCCAAGAAGCTGCAGgaggtcgtcgccgacgccggctgCAACGACCGGTGCATCGACGCTCTCGTTCAGCAGCTCAGCTCTTACAAGGAGCCATAA
- the LOC102715646 gene encoding uncharacterized protein LOC102715646: protein MEEEDSGEDLVPEVLDAEENPDAAGDEDMPDVESTGSNEDALPEVDQGAFYHVLIRMSAAEVRNAAAVSRTVRDLVRTDAFRRDHHRHSSSHMPLFFYRYWDYYLPAVVVNLCFVDIAARVARKVIYFADAPDPPIPSFDPRAFIIEGSCDGILLFSYRSRLYAFNPCTRHWGNLPPLHLTNEIVAFYGHGPLDNREYRVLYHPMEGQFDSRYWIFSPTFPDQPPRCIGRAVNMEVVDLSLERGITPSYEMPPVTVGQRLHWRPQIGQYNHNVLVFDTVAEVFDMIPPPRMLEGDLWVDVDGDQLLEINDKLAMTFISRERVDVWVLQEGEVWAHQYQIPLPVPQLAIFEGYDDEGFLSAAVFAVSEQRNALVQCPAIILHCDTGGDVLKFYSRTGNLTVLSRYTLQESLLEHPFLPMRRSDINHPQFFL from the coding sequence atggaggaggaggacagcgGAGAGGACCTCGTGCCGGAAGTGTTGGACGCAGAAGAGAACCCGGATGCGGCGGGGGACGAGGACATGCCGGACGTGGAGTCGACCGGATCCAACGAGGACGCGCTGCCAGAGGTTGACCAGGGAGCGTTCTACCACGTCCTCATCCGCATGTCGGCCGCGGAGGTCAGGAACGCGGCCGCCGTCTCCAGGACGGTGCGCGACCTCGTCAGGACGGACGCGTTCCGCCgcgaccaccaccgccactCCTCCTCGCACATGCCGCTCTTCTTCTACCGCTACTGGGATTATTACCTGCCCGCCGTGGTCGTCAACCTCTGCTTCGTCGACATCGCCGCCCGCGTGGCCCGGAAGGTCATCTACTTCGCCGACGCCCCCGACCCCCCTATCCCCAGCTTCGACCCCCGCGCCTTCATCATCGAGGGCTCCTGCGACGGGATTCTCCTCTTCTCATACCGCTCCAGGCTCTACGCCTTCAACCCCTGCACGCGCCATTGGGGGAACCTCCCGCCGCTCCACCTCACCAACGAAATCGTCGCCTTCTACGGCCACGGCCCTTTGGACAACAGGGAGTACAGGGTGCTGTACCACCCGATGGAAGGACAGTTCGACAGCAGGTACTGGATCTTCTCCCCGACCTTCCCGGATCAGCCGCCGAGATGCATTGGACGCGCGGTCAACATGGAGGTCGTCGACCTCTCGCTCGAACGGGGGATCACTCCTTCCTACGAGATGCCGCCTGtcaccgttgggcagaggCTGCACTGGCGGCCGCAGATTGGGCAGTACAACCACAACGTGTTGGTGTTCGACACGGTCGCCGAGGTGTTCGACATGATACCTCCTCCTCGTATGCTAGAGGGCGATCTGTGGGTTGATGTCGACGGAGACCAGCTGCTTGAGATCAACGACAAGCTCGCCATGACCTTCATCTCGCGGGAACGGGTGGATGTCTGGGTTCTTCAGGAAGGGGAGGTTTGGGCGCACCAGTACCAGATTCCGCTGCCAGTGCCTCAACTCGCCATCTTTGAAGGCTATGACGACGAAGGTTTCCTGTCCGCCGCAGTGTTCGCCGTGTCCGAGCAGCGGAATGCGCTTGTGCAATGCCCGGCCATCATCCTACACTGTGACACCGGGGGGGACGTGCTCAAGTTTTACTCCCGCACTGGCAACCTCACCGTCCTGTCCAGGTATACGCTCCAGGAAAGCCTTCTCGAGCATCCGTTCCTTCCGATGCGCCGGAGCGATATAAATCACCCTCAGTTCTTCCTCTAG
- the LOC102715920 gene encoding WD repeat domain-containing protein 83, translated as MSSSAAAQRLPRSEARVLSGHEGAVLAVRFNRDGNYCLSCGKDRILRLWNPHTGALVKEYKSHGREVRDVHSSSDNGKLVSCGGDRQVFYWDVASARPIRKFRGHNSEINSVKFNEFNTVVVSAGYDRTVRAFDCRSQNSDPIQTIDTFQDSVMSVNLTNTEIIAGSVDGTIRTFDIRMGRETVDNLGHPVNCVSLSNDRNCLLANCLDSTVRLLDKSSGELLQEYKGHICKSFKMDCCLTNDDAFVVGGSEDGFIFFWELVDAPVVASFRAHSSVVTSVSYHPTRACMLTSSVDGTVRVWT; from the exons atgtcgtcgtcggcggcggcgcagaggcTGCCGCGGTCGGAGGCGCGGGTGCTGTCGGGGCACGAAGGCGCCGTGCTGGCGGTGCGGTTCAACCGGGACGGCAACTACTGCCTGAGCTGCGGCAAGGACCGGATCCTCCGCCTCTGGAACCCGCACACCGGCGCGCTCGTCAAGGAGTACAAGTCCCACGGCCGCGAGGTCCGCGACGTCCACTCCTCCTC GGACAACGGCAAGCTGGTTTCGTGCGGCGGGGACAGGCAGGTCTTCTACTGGGACGTCGCCTCCGCCCGCCCCATCCGCAAGTTCCGCGGCCACAACAGTGAG ATCAATTCCGTGAAGTTTAATGAGTTCAACACAGTTGTAGTCTCAGCTGGTTATGACCGCACAGTGCGTGCATTTGATTGTAGGTCACAGAACAGCGATCCAATCCAG ACAATTGATACATTCCAAGATAGTGTAATGTCAGTTAATTTAACCAACACAGAAATAATTGCTGGCAGTGTTGATGGTACTATCCGCACATTTGACATTCGCATGGGTAG GGAGACTGTCGACAACTTGGGGCATCCTGTCAACTGTGTATCTTTGTCAAATGACCGCAATTGCCTATTAGCTAACTGTTTAGATTCTACTGTGAGGCTTCTAGACAA GTCCTCTGGGGAACTTCTACAAGAGTACAAAGGGCATATATGCAAG TCCTTCAAGATGGATTGCTGCCTGACCAATGATGATGCATTTGTTGTTGGTGGATCTGAGGATGGTTTCATTTTCTTCTGGGAGTTAGTGGATGCACCTGTTGTTGCAAGCTTTCGAGCTCATAGCTCTGTG GTCACTAGCGTCAGTTATCACCCAACTAGGGCTTGCATGTTAACATCATCTGTTGATGGCACTGTTCGCGTTTGGACCTAA